The Pseudomonas fulva 12-X sequence AATAACTTGAGGGTGGTGAAATCCACGCGCATGGCGGGCTCCGCTTCGTGGTTGGCGAAAGAGGCTGGCCCGCGGCAAGGGCTGCGAACCGATGGCGGCACCATATGCCTTCGCGTCGCACGAAGCCAGACTTGGCGATTGACTGATTGCGGCGAGCCGCGTGGTGGGCGATGCTCGGCGCCATCGAACCCAAGTCATCGGGAAGCCGCACATGCCTGCCACCACAACCGTTGCACCCATGGCCCTGGCCGGCCTCAAGGTCATCGAAATGGGCCAGCTCATCGCCGGCCCGTTCGCCAGCAAGCTGCTCGGCGAATTTGGCGCCGACGTGATCAAGATCGAGCCGCCTGGCGTCGGCGACCCGCTGCGCAAGTGGCGCAAAATCAAGGACGGCACCTCGCTGTGGTGGCACGTGCAGTCGCGCAACAAGCGCTCGCTGACCCTCGACCTGAAGCAGGCCGAAGCCCAGGACATCGTCCGCCAGTTGGTGGCCGAGGCCGATATCCTGGTGGAGAACTTCCGCCCCGGCACGCTGGAAGGCTGGGGCCTGGGTTATGACGCGCTGAAGGCGATCAACCCACGGCTGATCATGCTGCGCATCTCAGGCTACGGGCAGACAGGCCCCTACCGCGACCTGCCCGGTTTCGGGGTGATCGGCGAAGCCATGGGCGGCCTGCGCCACCTTTCCGGCTACCCCGGCCAGGCGCCGGTGCGCGTGGGCATCAGCATCGGCGATTCGCTGTCGTCGCTTTACGGAGTGATCGGCGTGCTGCTGGCCCTGCAGGAGCGGGCACGCAGCGGTGAAGGTCAGGAGATCGACGTGGCGCTGTACGAGTCGGTATTCGCCATGATGGAAAGCCTGATCCCCGAGTACGACGCCTTCGGCTACATCCGCGAACCGGCGGGCAGCGCCCTGCCCGGCATCACACCGTCCAACTCCTACCCCTGCAACGACGGCAGCTACGTGCTGATCGCCGGCAATGGCGACAGCATCTACAAACGCCTGATGACCCTGATCGGCCGCGACGACCTGGGCAACGACCCGCGCCTGGCGCAAAACGACGGCCGCAGCCAGCACGCCGAACTGATCGATACCGCGATTGGCGAATGGACAGCGCAGCGCGGCCGCGACGAAGTGATCGAAGCGCTCAAGGGCGCCCGCGTACCGGCCGGCTATCCCTACACCGCCGCCGATATCGTGCAGGATCCCCACTACCTGGCACGGCAGATGATCGAGGCGGTGCAGACGCCCGTCGGCCCGCTCAAGGTGCCAGGCGTACTACCCAAACTCAGCCGCACGCCGGGGCGCATTGGCACGGGCGGCCCGCAGCTCGGCGAGCACAGCGAAGACATCCTCGCCGGCCTCGGCCTGAGCGCCGAACAGGTCGCCGGCCTGCGCGAGCGCGGGATCATCTAGCACTCGCCCCTGTAGGGTGGACAACGCGAAGCTTGTCCACCATAGCCCCATCAACCAGGGCATCTAGATCACGTCTGCAATCACTCGATGATCGCAATGGTGGATGAAAAGAGCGTCATCCACCCTACTAACCACCAGGATTCCCTCATGACAAAACGCCTTTATATCCAAGACGTCGCCACCCGCGACGGCTTCCAGATCGAAGCCAGCTTCGTGCCGACCGACGCCAAAATCGACCTGATCGACAGGCTGTCGCAAACCGGCCTGGCGAAGATCGAGGTCACCTCCTTCACCTCGCCCAAGGCCATCCCCAACCTGCGCGATGCCGAAGAAGTGATGCGCGGCATCCAGCGCGTGGCAGGCGTGGAATACACCGTGCTGGTGCCCAACGTGCGTGGCTGCGAGCGGGCGCTGTCCTGCGAGGTGGACGAAATCAACCTGGTGATGTCGGCCAGCGACACCCACGGCGTGGCCAACCTGCGCATGACGCCTGAGCAGTCGCTCATGCAGTTCCGCGAGATCATCGAGGTCACCCGTGGCAGCGGCGTGTTCATCAACGCCTCGCTGTCGACCACCTTCGGCTGCCCATTCGAGGGCGAGGTGCCGGAAACCCGCGTGCATGAGTTGACCGAGCGTTTGCTGGAAATCGGCGTGCAGGGCGTGACCCTCTGCGACACCACCGGCATGGCCGACCCGGCCCAGGTCGAGCGCATCTGTCGCGAGTCGCTGCAGCGCTGGCCCGAAGCAGTGTTCACCGCGCACTTTCACAATACCCGCGGCATGGGCCTGGCCAATGCCCTGGCGGCGCTGAACGCCGGCATCGACCGTTTCGACGCTTCGCTCGGCGGCCTGGGCGGCTGCCCCTATGCGCCCGGTGCCAGCGGCAATATCTGCACCGAGGACCTGGTGCACATGTTCCAGCGCATGGGCCTGAAAACCGGCGTGAACCTCGATGCCCTGCTCGACGCCGCCACCACCCTGCCCGAGTTGATCGGCCACGACGTACCCGGCGCGATCCTCAAGGCCGGCAAGTCGGACCGTCGTTATCCAAAGCCGAAATGGATGAGCGAAGGCAACGCCTGATAATTCATCCGTAGCCTGCGGTTGAGCGCAGCGATACCCAGCAAACCAGCCCCGGGTATCACTTCGTTCAACCCGGGCTACCCAGGCAGGGTCACCACGACGCCTGCAAGCAGTCAGTCATCAATGCCCACCACCCGACTCCGCCGCGCCCTTGGCCGAAAACGGTGGTTTGGCCAGGTAGATGATCAGGATCAGGCCGAAGAACAGCCAGCCCATCAGGGTGAAGTAGTCCACCGTGGAGAGCATGTAGGCCTGGCTTTCCACCACCCGGTCGATCTGCATGTAGGCCGATTGCGAGGCGCCGCCGAGCTGTTCCAGGTACTGGTGGGTGGCCGGGTCATAAGCCGTGACGTGCTCGGTCAGCTGGGCGTGGTGGTAGATCTCCCGGCGGTGCCAGATCCAGGTGGTCAGCGACGAGGCGAAGCTGCCGCCCAGCACGCGCAGAAAGGTGGCCAGGCCCGAGCCGTCGGCGATGTCCTTGGGTGGCAGGCTGGAAAGCAGGATGCTGGTGGTCGGCATGAAGAACAGCGCGATCCCCAGGCCCATGAACACCTGCACCTCGGCGATGTGCCGGTAATCCACCTCGGTGTTGAACGAGGCGCGCATGAAGCACGAGGCGCCGATCACCAGGAACGAGCCGCCGGCCAGCAGGCGCAGGTCGAACTTGTGGGCGTACTTGCCCACCAGTGGCGACAGGAACAGCGGCAGGATGCCGATCGGTGCCGCTGCCAGCCCGGCCCAGATCGGCGTGTAGCCCAGCTGGGTCTGCAGCCATTGGGGCAGCAGCAGGTTGATGCCGAAGAAGCCCGAGTAACCGAGCACCAGCGCCAGGGTGCCGAAGGTGAAGTTGCGGTACATGAACAGGCGCAGGTTGATGATCGGGTGCTTGTCGGTCAGCTCCCAGATCACCAGCGCGATCAGCGACACCACCGAAATGGCCGTGCCGATCTGGATGAAGGTCGACTCGAACCAGTCCAGGTCGTTGCCCTTGTCGAGCACCACCTGCAGCACGCCGACGCCGAGCACCAGCAGCATCAGCCCGACGTAGTCGATGGGCTGGTGCTCGGTGGTTTCCGGGCGGTTGCGCATCTGCGTCCAGACCACCAGGGTGGCGAGGATGCCGATCGGTACGTTGATGAAGAAGATCCACGGCCAGCTGTAGCTGTCGGTGATCCAGCCACCGGCGATCGGCCCGATGAT is a genomic window containing:
- a CDS encoding CaiB/BaiF CoA transferase family protein — its product is MPATTTVAPMALAGLKVIEMGQLIAGPFASKLLGEFGADVIKIEPPGVGDPLRKWRKIKDGTSLWWHVQSRNKRSLTLDLKQAEAQDIVRQLVAEADILVENFRPGTLEGWGLGYDALKAINPRLIMLRISGYGQTGPYRDLPGFGVIGEAMGGLRHLSGYPGQAPVRVGISIGDSLSSLYGVIGVLLALQERARSGEGQEIDVALYESVFAMMESLIPEYDAFGYIREPAGSALPGITPSNSYPCNDGSYVLIAGNGDSIYKRLMTLIGRDDLGNDPRLAQNDGRSQHAELIDTAIGEWTAQRGRDEVIEALKGARVPAGYPYTAADIVQDPHYLARQMIEAVQTPVGPLKVPGVLPKLSRTPGRIGTGGPQLGEHSEDILAGLGLSAEQVAGLRERGII
- a CDS encoding hydroxymethylglutaryl-CoA lyase; this translates as MTKRLYIQDVATRDGFQIEASFVPTDAKIDLIDRLSQTGLAKIEVTSFTSPKAIPNLRDAEEVMRGIQRVAGVEYTVLVPNVRGCERALSCEVDEINLVMSASDTHGVANLRMTPEQSLMQFREIIEVTRGSGVFINASLSTTFGCPFEGEVPETRVHELTERLLEIGVQGVTLCDTTGMADPAQVERICRESLQRWPEAVFTAHFHNTRGMGLANALAALNAGIDRFDASLGGLGGCPYAPGASGNICTEDLVHMFQRMGLKTGVNLDALLDAATTLPELIGHDVPGAILKAGKSDRRYPKPKWMSEGNA
- a CDS encoding DHA2 family efflux MFS transporter permease subunit, encoding MSDANFRPASMLLATIGISLATFMQVLDTTIANVALPTISGNLGVSSEQGTWVITSFAVCNAIALPLTGWLARRFGEVKLFLAAVVLFVITSFLCGIARSMPELVVFRALQGLVAGPLYPMAQTLLLAIFPSAKRGMALALLAMVTVVAPIIGPIAGGWITDSYSWPWIFFINVPIGILATLVVWTQMRNRPETTEHQPIDYVGLMLLVLGVGVLQVVLDKGNDLDWFESTFIQIGTAISVVSLIALVIWELTDKHPIINLRLFMYRNFTFGTLALVLGYSGFFGINLLLPQWLQTQLGYTPIWAGLAAAPIGILPLFLSPLVGKYAHKFDLRLLAGGSFLVIGASCFMRASFNTEVDYRHIAEVQVFMGLGIALFFMPTTSILLSSLPPKDIADGSGLATFLRVLGGSFASSLTTWIWHRREIYHHAQLTEHVTAYDPATHQYLEQLGGASQSAYMQIDRVVESQAYMLSTVDYFTLMGWLFFGLILIIYLAKPPFSAKGAAESGGGH